From a single Polyangium spumosum genomic region:
- a CDS encoding DUF2169 family type VI secretion system accessory protein, translating into MDIVSYCPLRVAARPFVTSRHTHALVVVCKATYLLMPGTSVLHESQEDINEEDNHWDDDPRRSVYSPCDLVPQKRGADVVLVGHAFAPNDVPVRSIQTRLCVGELDKSIEVFCDRHLTPTGELREGPRVARVRLRYERAAGGPGTTNPVGMSLDQRDTFGAIKLPNLQPPGRHVTGPADLVEPIGYGPIAPTWPSRQARLGIFAGHVDVARWHESPLPDEIDPHFFNVAPPDQEIPEVRPDERIVLEGLHPEHARLVTNLPGLRPEVVLERASGRSEEITLKADTLWFDTTRGLCTLVWRGRAALVHPAEAGRVVVTMVGPGWASTSAALASQALHAITIEQDDPDGSVTSVASAPSRPHPIMPFTASSAHAPPPRESGVFPMDPADIDDEVTFVGLDVPAADPLPFARPHGGGLRSAHDVGLPLPPTPPAAAPFTRPRTEAPPAPASPPPLPFAAPPPPPVPFPSRDLPFYSPIAPPPVPPEPTRARPPSRHDLPFIAPPPTPPAAPPPVTPTPPPIVPRLGIAPLGTSPLAAPPPPPVAPAPAASPAPVPPPVDIDDPETIDAPAMIGPLATAEMAARAAPPPPPPPDPLPPDPPPAAEAPKPAPEPALPLDDYPIERCAKITASIARRREARAEILEAEELDLARWTDLEKHWADAIRAESERGKTRLLKAFDAAYVARLEEERGPITPAEYARLVVASERGHADRTLAELGLPRASMLRIEREMLARTGADPALAERTRHAIEAERAD; encoded by the coding sequence ATGGACATCGTCTCGTACTGCCCGCTCCGCGTCGCCGCGCGACCATTCGTCACGTCGCGACACACGCACGCGCTCGTCGTCGTCTGCAAAGCGACGTACCTGCTCATGCCGGGCACGTCGGTGCTGCACGAGTCGCAGGAGGACATCAACGAAGAGGACAACCACTGGGACGACGATCCGCGCCGCAGCGTGTATTCGCCCTGCGATCTCGTGCCCCAGAAGCGCGGCGCCGACGTGGTGCTCGTCGGCCACGCGTTCGCGCCGAACGACGTGCCCGTGCGATCGATCCAGACGCGCCTCTGCGTGGGTGAGCTCGACAAGTCGATCGAGGTCTTCTGCGACAGGCACCTGACGCCGACGGGCGAGCTGCGCGAAGGCCCACGCGTGGCGCGCGTGCGCCTGCGTTACGAGCGCGCCGCGGGCGGGCCCGGGACGACGAACCCGGTGGGCATGTCGCTCGATCAGAGAGACACGTTCGGCGCGATCAAGCTGCCGAACCTGCAGCCGCCGGGGCGGCACGTGACGGGCCCCGCGGACCTCGTGGAGCCCATCGGATACGGCCCGATCGCGCCGACGTGGCCCTCCCGGCAAGCGCGCCTCGGGATCTTCGCGGGGCACGTCGATGTCGCGCGCTGGCACGAGTCTCCGCTGCCCGACGAGATCGATCCGCACTTCTTCAACGTCGCGCCGCCCGACCAGGAGATCCCCGAGGTCCGTCCGGACGAACGTATCGTGCTCGAAGGGTTGCACCCCGAGCACGCGCGGCTCGTGACGAACCTGCCAGGCCTGCGGCCCGAGGTCGTGCTGGAGCGCGCATCCGGCCGCAGCGAGGAGATCACGCTGAAGGCCGACACGTTGTGGTTCGACACGACGCGCGGGCTCTGCACGCTGGTCTGGCGCGGGCGCGCGGCGCTCGTGCATCCGGCCGAGGCGGGGCGCGTGGTGGTGACGATGGTCGGACCAGGCTGGGCGAGCACGAGCGCGGCGCTCGCGTCCCAGGCGCTACACGCGATCACGATCGAGCAAGACGATCCCGACGGATCGGTCACGAGCGTGGCCTCCGCGCCGTCGCGGCCGCACCCGATCATGCCCTTCACGGCGAGCTCCGCGCACGCGCCGCCCCCGCGCGAGTCGGGCGTGTTCCCGATGGATCCGGCGGACATCGATGACGAGGTGACGTTCGTCGGGCTGGATGTGCCGGCCGCGGATCCATTGCCGTTCGCGCGTCCCCACGGTGGGGGGCTCCGGTCGGCCCACGACGTGGGCCTTCCTCTGCCCCCCACACCCCCCGCGGCTGCCCCCTTCACGCGTCCCCGGACGGAGGCGCCGCCCGCGCCCGCGTCACCGCCGCCGTTGCCATTCGCAGCACCGCCGCCGCCGCCCGTTCCCTTTCCGTCGCGGGATCTGCCGTTCTACTCGCCGATCGCGCCTCCCCCGGTGCCACCGGAGCCCACGCGGGCGAGGCCTCCATCGCGGCACGATTTGCCGTTCATAGCTCCCCCTCCCACACCCCCCGCGGCTCCTCCGCCGGTCACGCCGACGCCGCCGCCGATCGTGCCGCGGCTGGGCATCGCGCCGCTCGGCACTTCGCCGCTGGCTGCGCCTCCACCACCGCCCGTCGCGCCCGCGCCTGCTGCGTCGCCGGCTCCCGTCCCGCCGCCCGTTGACATCGACGACCCGGAGACCATCGACGCGCCTGCGATGATCGGCCCCCTGGCGACCGCCGAGATGGCCGCGCGTGCAGCGCCGCCGCCGCCGCCCCCGCCCGACCCGCTCCCGCCCGACCCGCCCCCGGCCGCGGAGGCCCCGAAGCCCGCGCCCGAGCCCGCGCTTCCGCTCGACGACTACCCCATCGAGCGATGCGCCAAGATCACCGCGTCGATCGCCCGAAGGCGCGAAGCGCGCGCCGAGATCCTGGAGGCCGAAGAGCTCGACCTCGCGCGCTGGACGGATCTCGAAAAACACTGGGCCGACGCCATCCGCGCCGAGTCCGAGCGCGGCAAGACGCGCCTGCTCAAGGCCTTCGACGCCGCCTACGTGGCGCGCCTCGAAGAAGAGCGGGGCCCGATCACCCCGGCCGAGTACGCGCGCCTGGTCGTCGCCAGCGAGCGCGGCCACGCCGATCGCACCCTCGCCGAGCTCGGCTTGCCGCGCGCCTCCATGCTCCGCATCGAACGCGAGATGCTGGCGCGCACCGGCGCCGATCCCGCCCTCGCCGAGCGGACCCGCCACGCGATCGAAGCCGAGCGAGCCGACTGA
- a CDS encoding serine/threonine-protein kinase, translated as MSAPPRPSSPAVGPAAPEPLRAPSSGEPARAEPAAAPPNEVEWEVELGATLAGGFSAPPIPEPGLPAPSAPAAAPNAGRSSAPPLPFMAPPPPPSAAAIASGRSSSPGMPSPVMNGDGVVRRSSQPSFPAIGPQSADGSRRSAPGLSAVAPPMPDALRRSSSGLLAVTPAMFEASQRRSSPGLLSHGDAAVVDPGAAPTTGPIAYAPGDLIGGRYQLERVLGQGGMGAVWVARNLGLDADVALKLIRRDRATEEAAARLLTEARAAAKLGHPGIVRVFDFGQTELGDPYLVMELLTGESLAAILARKKRLDPSVTLQTLLPVAAALATAHLKGIIHRDLKPDNIMLTTDESGKIVPKLLDFGIARVLRDDVERHVTIAGEVLGSPDYMSPEQARGEANIDHRTDVWTYSVVLYETITGRRPFDAPNYNALIAAIVANTPMPTHAYGAGDAALWAIIERGLAKDRGARWQSLRDMGVALAGWALERGIQQDISGLSLQTEWLAPKMRRLLTVQPADASSLAAARAAAVAAAAPPVTAPGLALPGVARDGAEAAEWKHLRGGSSKKWVFALGAALALVTAFFVVRALLSDPAPPEGVPAAQTEAPPAPPPAPAPSYTSAAVTTPQATPTTAPAATAAPTTSTAPTTTATTKTPVRSTQQKKAPPVPKNIQF; from the coding sequence ATGTCCGCACCTCCCAGGCCCAGCTCCCCGGCGGTAGGTCCCGCCGCTCCGGAGCCGCTGCGCGCTCCGAGCAGCGGGGAGCCCGCGCGCGCCGAGCCCGCCGCGGCGCCGCCGAACGAGGTGGAGTGGGAGGTCGAGCTCGGCGCGACGCTCGCAGGCGGATTCTCAGCACCGCCGATCCCGGAGCCGGGTCTTCCTGCGCCATCCGCGCCCGCTGCCGCGCCGAACGCAGGCCGCTCCTCCGCGCCGCCGCTGCCCTTCATGGCGCCTCCACCTCCGCCTTCGGCTGCGGCCATCGCGAGCGGGCGGAGCTCGTCACCGGGCATGCCGTCGCCGGTCATGAACGGCGACGGCGTGGTTCGACGCTCCTCGCAGCCGAGTTTTCCCGCGATCGGACCGCAGAGCGCCGATGGGTCGAGGCGCTCCGCTCCGGGTTTGTCCGCGGTCGCCCCGCCGATGCCCGACGCGCTCCGGCGCTCTTCTTCGGGCCTGCTCGCCGTCACGCCCGCGATGTTCGAAGCCTCCCAGCGCCGCTCCTCGCCGGGCCTGCTTTCGCACGGTGATGCGGCCGTCGTCGATCCTGGCGCGGCGCCGACGACCGGGCCCATCGCGTACGCGCCCGGTGATCTCATCGGCGGCAGGTACCAGCTCGAGCGCGTGCTCGGTCAGGGCGGCATGGGCGCCGTGTGGGTCGCGCGGAACCTCGGCCTCGACGCCGACGTCGCCCTCAAGCTCATCCGCCGCGATCGCGCGACCGAGGAGGCCGCCGCGCGCCTGCTCACCGAGGCGCGCGCCGCCGCGAAGCTCGGTCATCCCGGCATCGTGCGGGTCTTCGACTTCGGACAAACCGAGCTCGGAGATCCGTACCTCGTGATGGAGCTGCTCACGGGTGAGTCCCTCGCCGCGATCCTCGCGCGCAAGAAGCGGCTCGATCCGAGCGTCACGCTCCAGACGCTCCTGCCCGTCGCCGCTGCGCTCGCCACCGCGCACCTGAAGGGCATCATCCATCGCGATCTGAAGCCCGACAACATCATGCTCACCACCGACGAGTCGGGGAAGATCGTGCCCAAGCTGCTCGACTTCGGCATCGCGCGCGTGCTCCGCGACGACGTCGAGCGGCACGTCACGATCGCCGGCGAGGTCCTCGGCAGCCCCGACTACATGTCGCCCGAGCAGGCCCGCGGCGAGGCGAACATCGACCACCGCACCGACGTCTGGACCTACTCGGTCGTCCTCTACGAGACGATCACCGGACGCAGGCCGTTCGACGCGCCGAACTACAACGCGCTCATCGCGGCCATCGTGGCGAACACGCCGATGCCCACGCACGCCTACGGCGCCGGCGACGCCGCGCTCTGGGCGATCATCGAGCGAGGCCTGGCGAAGGATCGCGGCGCGCGCTGGCAGTCGCTCCGCGACATGGGCGTCGCCCTCGCGGGCTGGGCCCTCGAGCGCGGGATCCAGCAGGACATCTCGGGTTTGTCTCTCCAGACCGAGTGGCTCGCCCCGAAGATGCGGCGCCTCCTCACGGTGCAGCCGGCCGACGCCTCGAGCCTCGCCGCCGCGCGCGCCGCAGCGGTGGCCGCTGCCGCGCCGCCCGTCACGGCGCCGGGCCTCGCGCTCCCGGGCGTCGCGCGTGACGGCGCCGAGGCCGCGGAGTGGAAGCACCTGCGCGGCGGATCGAGCAAGAAGTGGGTGTTCGCCTTGGGCGCGGCGCTCGCGCTCGTCACTGCGTTCTTCGTGGTGCGCGCGCTCCTCTCCGATCCTGCGCCGCCCGAGGGCGTGCCTGCCGCGCAGACCGAGGCGCCGCCCGCGCCGCCGCCCGCGCCCGCGCCCTCGTACACGTCCGCCGCGGTGACCACGCCGCAGGCAACGCCGACCACGGCGCCCGCGGCGACCGCCGCGCCCACGACGTCGACCGCGCCCACGACGACCGCGACGACGAAGACGCCCGTGCGCTCGACGCAGCAGAAGAAGGCGCCGCCCGTGCCGAAGAACATCCAGTTCTGA
- a CDS encoding type VI secretion system Vgr family protein, with translation MSASRTSNLSVELASGDSFDVREFSVSEKISQLFEVRLIALSDNPNVDFEAIVGQPARFVMHGGHGEGAGPRIWTGVCNELEQLGAEETGLSSYNISIVPTLWLATQRRNYRMFQQLSEPDIVAKMLSEWGIEPVLKIDKGAYKKRKYRVQYAETDYAFISRMLEDAGVCFYFEPSEEGTKLVLSDAPQSNAARRPIAYRDNPTTADREHVTVVRMARKVRPGKYTMRDIDYRRPPTYNLAATASGAEIPLEDKLERFHYTPGAFLFGAEKGDDTPSADDKGKARTDEAEGAKLAQKRLEAKRGSGTAISFQTNVLDLAPGVVTSFLDHPRADLASDKKLLIVESYMAGTSTGEWTHHCEAKSTKIPHRPKAVMQRPKVNGVESATVVGPAGEEIHCDEFGRVRVHFHWDRESKMDDNSSCWIPVSQPWGGAGYGGMNLPRIGQEVLVDFLGGDPDRPVIVGRVFTNLQKVPWKLPDNKTQSGIRSNSTGASGGYNELMFEDAQGKELVRFQAERDYNKLVKNDENTTVGNDRTKEIKRDEKVTIGNDRTKLVKANEAITIGKNLMKTVQASEREVTGVNRSVVVGVNRSTQVGGIDSTMVGGTHSVQIAPPGEGGGGATTAHVMEHDRITLGTPGGASIVLEGDKVTITATTIEVAGSGVVSVTSSGGDVIITGGPMVKINT, from the coding sequence ATGAGCGCCTCCAGAACCAGTAACCTCTCGGTCGAGCTCGCGTCGGGCGACAGCTTCGATGTCCGCGAGTTCTCGGTGAGCGAGAAGATCTCGCAGCTCTTCGAGGTGCGCCTCATCGCCCTCAGCGACAACCCAAACGTCGATTTCGAGGCCATCGTCGGTCAGCCGGCGCGCTTCGTCATGCACGGCGGGCACGGCGAAGGGGCCGGTCCGCGGATCTGGACGGGCGTCTGCAACGAGCTCGAGCAGCTCGGCGCGGAGGAGACGGGGCTGTCGAGCTACAACATCTCGATCGTCCCCACGCTCTGGCTCGCGACGCAGCGCCGGAACTACCGCATGTTCCAGCAGCTCTCGGAGCCCGACATCGTGGCGAAGATGCTCTCCGAGTGGGGCATCGAGCCCGTCCTCAAGATCGACAAGGGTGCCTACAAGAAGCGCAAGTACCGCGTGCAGTACGCGGAGACGGACTACGCGTTCATCAGCCGCATGCTGGAGGACGCGGGCGTCTGCTTCTACTTCGAGCCGAGCGAGGAGGGGACGAAGCTCGTGCTCTCGGACGCGCCGCAGTCGAACGCGGCGCGTAGGCCCATCGCGTACCGGGACAACCCCACGACGGCCGATCGCGAGCACGTGACGGTCGTGCGCATGGCGCGCAAGGTGCGGCCCGGCAAGTACACGATGCGCGACATCGATTACCGCAGGCCGCCCACGTACAACCTCGCGGCCACGGCCTCCGGCGCCGAGATCCCGCTCGAGGACAAACTCGAGCGGTTCCACTACACGCCGGGCGCGTTCCTCTTCGGCGCGGAGAAGGGCGACGACACGCCGAGCGCCGACGACAAGGGCAAGGCGCGCACGGACGAGGCGGAGGGCGCGAAGCTCGCGCAGAAGCGCCTCGAGGCGAAGCGCGGCAGCGGCACGGCGATCTCGTTCCAGACGAACGTCCTCGACCTCGCGCCGGGCGTGGTGACGAGCTTCCTCGATCACCCGCGCGCCGACCTCGCGTCGGACAAGAAGCTGCTCATCGTCGAGTCGTACATGGCGGGCACGTCGACGGGCGAGTGGACACACCACTGCGAGGCGAAGAGCACGAAGATCCCGCACCGCCCGAAGGCCGTGATGCAGCGGCCGAAGGTGAACGGCGTGGAGAGCGCGACCGTCGTCGGGCCCGCCGGCGAGGAGATCCACTGCGACGAGTTCGGCCGCGTGCGCGTGCACTTCCACTGGGATCGCGAGTCCAAGATGGACGACAACAGCTCGTGCTGGATCCCGGTGAGCCAGCCCTGGGGCGGCGCGGGTTACGGCGGCATGAACCTGCCGCGCATCGGGCAAGAGGTGCTCGTCGACTTCCTCGGCGGCGACCCGGATCGCCCGGTGATCGTGGGCCGCGTGTTCACGAACCTGCAGAAGGTGCCGTGGAAGTTGCCGGACAACAAGACGCAGAGCGGGATCCGTTCGAACTCGACGGGCGCGAGCGGCGGCTACAACGAGCTCATGTTCGAGGACGCGCAAGGCAAGGAGCTCGTCCGTTTCCAGGCCGAACGCGACTACAACAAGCTCGTCAAGAACGACGAGAACACGACCGTCGGCAACGATCGGACGAAGGAGATCAAGCGCGACGAGAAGGTCACGATCGGCAACGATCGGACGAAGCTGGTGAAGGCGAACGAGGCCATCACCATCGGCAAGAACCTGATGAAGACGGTTCAAGCGAGCGAGCGCGAGGTGACGGGCGTGAACCGCAGCGTCGTGGTCGGCGTGAACCGATCGACGCAGGTCGGCGGGATCGACTCGACGATGGTCGGCGGGACGCACTCGGTCCAGATCGCGCCCCCGGGCGAGGGCGGCGGCGGCGCGACGACGGCGCACGTGATGGAGCACGACCGCATCACGCTGGGCACGCCGGGCGGCGCGAGCATCGTGCTCGAAGGCGACAAGGTCACGATCACGGCCACGACGATCGAGGTCGCAGGCTCGGGCGTGGTGAGCGTGACGTCGTCGGGCGGCGACGTGATCATCACGGGCGGCCCGATGGTCAAGATCAACACCTGA
- a CDS encoding type VI secretion system Vgr family protein has translation MPDDLVHLRIESDDFPCDDLQIFELSGRESLGRLFAFSVGVATTKPPGLDLAAVEGATATLVLSAEGQDVRRIHGMIAEIRDRIDTEPDTRSYFLLLVPRAHRLSLVRTQEIFMDLSVPEIIQKKLELVGLGADDVEMRLSATYPKREFVVQYKETDLAFVSRLAEHEGITFFFEHEDGFDRIVFTDQNTGFPVAPGHEIAPFRARGERRDIFHVEATTRLVPRAHVVHDYNYRIPLVDPTGSAEAPSGLGGGLVEYGAHCKTPAEATRLAQIRAEETEATHRVFGIESDLGWIRSGGTFTLDGHPKLGDTTLLVTEIEHAARPPVALFGGKEQAPYTNRFRAIEASVPFRPPRVTPKPQIHGVVNGIVAHEMEGTETLFARLDEEGRYLVRMMFDTSQSGERQFVSRRIRMAQPHAGANYGHHHPLKPGTEVLIGFIDGDPDRPIILHTVPNPITPSPVASNCAPAHRIKTATGILIEMKDAFIQSGGG, from the coding sequence ATGCCCGACGACCTCGTCCACCTTCGGATCGAGTCCGATGATTTCCCCTGCGACGATTTGCAGATATTCGAGCTCTCGGGGCGCGAATCGCTCGGGCGGCTCTTCGCGTTCTCGGTCGGCGTCGCCACCACGAAGCCCCCGGGCCTCGACCTCGCCGCCGTCGAGGGCGCCACGGCGACGCTCGTCCTCTCGGCCGAAGGCCAGGACGTACGGCGCATCCACGGCATGATCGCCGAGATCCGGGACCGGATCGACACCGAGCCCGACACCCGCTCGTACTTCCTCCTCCTCGTCCCCCGCGCCCACCGCCTCTCGCTCGTGCGGACGCAGGAGATCTTCATGGATCTCTCGGTCCCCGAGATCATCCAGAAGAAACTCGAGCTCGTGGGGCTCGGCGCGGACGACGTGGAAATGCGCCTCTCGGCGACGTACCCGAAGCGCGAGTTCGTCGTGCAGTACAAGGAGACCGACCTCGCGTTCGTCTCGCGCCTCGCCGAGCACGAGGGCATCACGTTTTTCTTCGAGCACGAGGACGGGTTCGACCGCATCGTGTTCACCGATCAAAACACCGGCTTCCCCGTCGCGCCGGGGCACGAGATCGCCCCGTTCCGGGCGCGGGGCGAGCGCCGCGACATCTTCCACGTCGAGGCCACGACGCGCCTCGTTCCCCGGGCCCACGTGGTGCACGATTACAACTATCGTATACCTCTCGTCGATCCCACGGGCAGCGCCGAGGCGCCCTCGGGGCTCGGCGGCGGCCTCGTCGAGTACGGCGCGCATTGCAAGACGCCCGCGGAGGCCACGCGGCTCGCGCAGATCCGCGCCGAGGAGACCGAGGCGACGCACCGCGTGTTCGGCATCGAGAGTGATCTCGGCTGGATCCGCTCGGGCGGGACATTTACCCTCGACGGGCACCCCAAGCTCGGCGACACGACCCTGCTCGTCACGGAGATCGAGCACGCCGCGCGCCCCCCGGTGGCGCTCTTCGGCGGCAAGGAGCAGGCCCCGTACACGAACAGGTTCCGCGCCATCGAGGCGTCTGTCCCGTTCAGGCCCCCGCGCGTCACGCCCAAGCCCCAGATCCACGGCGTTGTCAATGGCATTGTCGCGCATGAAATGGAGGGCACCGAGACCCTCTTCGCGCGCCTCGACGAGGAGGGCCGTTACCTCGTCCGCATGATGTTCGACACGTCGCAATCGGGAGAACGGCAATTCGTCTCACGCCGCATCCGCATGGCCCAGCCGCATGCCGGTGCGAATTACGGGCACCATCACCCCTTGAAGCCCGGGACCGAGGTCCTGATTGGCTTCATCGACGGGGATCCGGACAGGCCCATCATCCTCCACACCGTGCCGAACCCGATCACGCCCTCGCCCGTCGCGTCGAACTGCGCGCCGGCGCACCGCATCAAGACGGCGACGGGGATCCTGATCGAGATGAAGGACGCGTTCATCCAGAGCGGCGGCGGATGA
- a CDS encoding COMM domain-containing protein yields MTIPLFCLGGESAPEAIAADLKALVRLPEKARARFWDALGPALPDPVPAAAEDALDAFARTFEAPRDELGRALKASRFLVREACARGLARERFEEDVVRLAGGPLAPETAVIAPILLSRYDAARAALAAGALRETLTDHGAVLESIEWRLDAVLATSRGDAGAAKIAVLTLGYREGDQKNRVTLHLSPEKLEELRRACERMSR; encoded by the coding sequence ATGACGATACCCTTGTTTTGCCTCGGGGGTGAGTCTGCGCCGGAGGCGATCGCCGCGGATTTGAAGGCCCTCGTGCGCCTGCCCGAGAAGGCCCGGGCGCGGTTCTGGGACGCGCTCGGCCCGGCGCTGCCGGATCCCGTGCCTGCCGCGGCCGAGGACGCGCTCGATGCGTTCGCCCGCACCTTCGAGGCTCCGCGGGACGAGCTCGGGCGCGCGCTGAAGGCGTCTCGTTTCCTCGTGCGCGAGGCGTGCGCGCGCGGGCTCGCTCGCGAGCGCTTCGAAGAGGACGTCGTGCGCCTCGCGGGTGGCCCGCTCGCGCCGGAGACCGCCGTGATCGCCCCGATCCTGCTCTCGCGTTATGACGCGGCGCGCGCGGCGCTCGCGGCGGGCGCCCTGCGAGAGACCCTGACCGATCACGGCGCCGTCCTCGAATCGATCGAATGGCGCCTCGACGCGGTCCTCGCCACGAGCCGCGGCGACGCGGGGGCCGCGAAGATCGCGGTCCTCACCCTCGGTTATCGCGAGGGGGATCAGAAGAATCGCGTCACGCTGCATCTTTCGCCCGAGAAGCTCGAGGAGCTCCGGCGCGCTTGCGAGCGCATGTCTCGCTGA
- a CDS encoding DUF2169 family type VI secretion system accessory protein: MLRKNLTPFLVGTKLTSRRPPQPEMTVVVRATYTIGPGGALTVVEQATEQRFLSGETFTEGEEEVFPSDFADYKLNAEVFLKGHCRAAGGVPLTECLVRFGVGAWSKTLRVVGRRAWSDKLPGAVPSTPLGFTKMPLTWANAFGGVDFPDNPAGKGLGDELPNVEYPDQPIRSRGDRPAPAGFGPISVMWPARAGKVGKEYGKAWQDKRAPFYAEDFDWKYFHAAPPDQQLPGYLRGDEELLFQNLHETEPTLRARLPGTRVRVFVHDDAGRLREVPMSLDTLLADLDRGVLELTFRGVVEVREHDFEDVRTMLVASEELGARPLPEAHYRDILLAFEKDPVGLAAVMPPGFDEVIARAEAERRGAPPPLRADLDPISAKIDQKLGAFGAAAVAEVGKSIAGAREKAKGHRDIEPDLAKSAQSFDDTPPAMMIRKPGVRPPLGLRKVMRGVIEEIERVRKGLADKDIPADERAKIATKVAELEAIPHDPRLQELDPAYRPPTEPISTDEPGPGRDLSEHDLTGRDLRGLDLRGANLEGAILTRADLSGADLSGANLRDAVLFKTNLEGARLVSADLRRANLARVRAKNADFSRASLETAFFEDADLEGATLAQASAPYTIFTRTNLAGARAERAEFDYADFSEATLENASFERASFVSALLSRIRGRKSRFVGAKLSGASFHDAHLVLASLADATGEKVLLEGANLEDADLSHADLPGSFFNRVSAFAASFVRANLPGARFYKAKLEGVDATQANFFQADFSRALVSRTKFVKANLYEANFTAAQGKDADFNGANLKRSTLERGA, translated from the coding sequence ATGCTCCGCAAGAACCTCACCCCCTTCCTCGTCGGGACGAAGCTCACCTCGCGGCGCCCGCCGCAGCCCGAGATGACCGTCGTCGTCCGCGCGACGTACACGATCGGCCCCGGCGGCGCGCTCACGGTCGTCGAGCAGGCGACCGAACAGCGGTTTTTGTCGGGCGAGACGTTCACGGAGGGCGAAGAGGAGGTCTTCCCGAGCGATTTTGCCGATTACAAGCTGAACGCCGAGGTCTTCCTCAAGGGCCATTGCCGCGCCGCGGGCGGCGTCCCGCTCACCGAATGCCTCGTCCGGTTCGGCGTCGGCGCCTGGTCGAAGACGTTGCGGGTCGTCGGGCGGCGCGCCTGGTCCGACAAACTGCCGGGCGCCGTCCCCTCGACCCCGCTCGGCTTCACGAAGATGCCCCTCACCTGGGCGAACGCCTTCGGCGGGGTGGATTTCCCGGACAACCCCGCTGGAAAGGGCCTCGGCGACGAGCTGCCGAACGTGGAATACCCGGACCAACCCATCCGGAGCCGCGGCGATCGCCCCGCCCCGGCCGGGTTTGGCCCGATCAGCGTCATGTGGCCCGCCCGCGCGGGCAAGGTCGGCAAGGAGTACGGGAAGGCCTGGCAGGACAAACGCGCGCCGTTCTACGCCGAAGATTTCGACTGGAAGTATTTCCACGCCGCGCCCCCGGATCAGCAGCTCCCCGGGTATCTGCGTGGCGACGAGGAGCTCCTCTTCCAGAACCTCCACGAGACGGAGCCCACGCTGCGCGCGCGCCTGCCCGGCACGCGCGTCCGCGTCTTCGTGCACGACGACGCCGGCCGCCTCCGCGAGGTCCCGATGTCGCTCGACACCTTGCTCGCCGACCTCGATCGCGGCGTCCTCGAATTGACGTTCCGCGGCGTCGTCGAGGTGCGCGAGCACGATTTCGAGGACGTTCGCACGATGCTCGTCGCCTCGGAAGAGCTCGGGGCGAGACCATTGCCCGAGGCCCATTACCGGGACATCCTGCTCGCCTTCGAGAAGGACCCGGTCGGGCTCGCCGCGGTCATGCCGCCCGGGTTCGACGAGGTCATCGCCCGCGCGGAGGCCGAGCGGCGCGGCGCGCCTCCTCCCCTGCGCGCGGATCTCGACCCCATTTCGGCGAAGATCGATCAGAAGCTCGGCGCGTTTGGCGCGGCGGCCGTCGCGGAGGTCGGCAAATCGATCGCGGGCGCGCGGGAGAAGGCCAAGGGACATCGCGACATCGAGCCCGACCTCGCGAAGAGCGCGCAGTCGTTCGACGATACGCCGCCCGCGATGATGATCCGCAAGCCCGGCGTCCGGCCGCCGCTCGGCTTGCGCAAGGTCATGCGGGGCGTGATCGAGGAGATCGAGCGCGTCAGGAAGGGCCTCGCGGACAAGGACATCCCGGCCGACGAGCGCGCGAAGATCGCCACGAAGGTCGCCGAGCTCGAGGCCATCCCCCACGATCCTCGCTTGCAAGAGCTCGATCCCGCCTACCGCCCGCCCACCGAACCCATTTCGACGGACGAACCCGGGCCGGGGCGGGATCTCTCGGAGCACGACCTCACGGGGCGGGATCTGCGGGGCCTCGATCTACGCGGCGCGAACCTCGAAGGCGCCATTCTCACGCGCGCCGACCTCTCCGGCGCCGACCTCTCCGGGGCGAACCTGCGCGACGCCGTGCTCTTCAAGACGAACCTCGAGGGCGCGCGCCTCGTCTCCGCGGACCTCCGACGCGCGAACCTCGCCCGTGTCCGCGCGAAAAACGCCGATTTCTCCCGCGCGTCCCTCGAGACGGCCTTCTTCGAGGACGCCGACCTCGAAGGCGCCACGCTCGCGCAGGCGAGCGCGCCTTATACGATCTTCACCCGGACGAACCTCGCCGGCGCCCGCGCCGAGCGCGCCGAGTTCGATTACGCCGATTTCAGCGAGGCCACCCTCGAGAACGCCTCCTTCGAGCGCGCCTCGTTCGTCTCGGCGCTCCTCTCGCGCATCCGCGGGCGGAAATCGCGCTTTGTGGGCGCCAAGCTCTCGGGCGCGAGCTTCCACGACGCGCACCTCGTGCTCGCCTCGCTCGCGGACGCCACCGGCGAGAAGGTCCTCCTCGAAGGCGCGAACCTCGAAGACGCCGACCTCTCCCACGCCGATCTCCCGGGCTCGTTCTTCAATCGCGTCTCCGCGTTCGCGGCCTCGTTCGTCCGGGCGAACCTCCCGGGGGCCCGCTTCTACAAGGCCAAGCTCGAGGGCGTGGACGCGACGCAAGCCAATTTCTTCCAGGCCGACTTCTCGAGGGCGCTCGTGAGCCGGACGAAGTTCGTGAAGGCAAACCTCTACGAGGCGAATTTCACCGCGGCGCAAGGCAAAGACGCCGATTTCAACGGCGCCAACCTGAAGCGCTCCACCCTGGAGCGTGGCGCGTGA